Proteins from a single region of Thermotoga maritima MSB8:
- the mgtE gene encoding magnesium transporter, whose protein sequence is MKIKVEIDLQELIEKGDFKTLKRVLEQQDPADVKEMIEKLPPDLKVVVFRLLPKDKAAEVFSELEPDDQLELIKLFREERLKEIFESMDPDDRVELLEEMPANVVKKLLSYLPPQEREELLYILNYPEDSAARLATTEYVELFEDMTVREALEKVRKEGKKKENIYSLMVIDRTRKLKGTVELRDLIVADPDQKVSEIMNKDPVFVHAIDDQELAAELMKKYDLIILPVVDSEERLIGVITFDDLVDVIEEEATEDIQKMASMSATYTSYFHTPAWKLILKRSPWLVVLLLLESVNGNIISSYEKFLASIPIIAAFIPTMIGSAGNTGAQISALMIRGFTLNEISLKDWWKVLLRESLIGSTLGLILAGVLYLRAFLISSDPTLNFAVATALLVLILYANIMGALLPFIARIFKIDPAFMAGPLLTTIVDVTGIMIYFYVVHSFLS, encoded by the coding sequence ATGAAGATCAAGGTAGAGATCGATCTTCAGGAATTGATCGAAAAAGGAGACTTCAAGACGCTCAAAAGGGTTCTCGAACAGCAGGATCCCGCCGATGTGAAAGAGATGATCGAAAAGCTCCCGCCCGACCTGAAAGTGGTTGTTTTCAGGCTCCTTCCCAAAGATAAAGCTGCTGAAGTGTTCAGTGAACTCGAACCCGACGATCAGCTGGAACTCATAAAGCTTTTCAGAGAGGAACGCCTGAAAGAGATCTTCGAATCGATGGATCCGGACGACAGAGTGGAACTACTCGAAGAGATGCCCGCAAACGTGGTGAAAAAACTCCTTTCGTACCTTCCTCCACAGGAAAGGGAGGAACTTCTTTACATCCTGAATTATCCTGAAGATTCTGCGGCAAGACTCGCCACTACGGAATACGTAGAGCTTTTCGAGGATATGACCGTCAGAGAAGCGCTGGAAAAGGTGAGAAAAGAAGGAAAGAAAAAAGAGAATATCTACTCTCTCATGGTGATAGATAGAACGAGAAAGCTCAAGGGAACCGTTGAACTCAGAGACCTGATAGTTGCCGATCCCGATCAGAAGGTATCAGAAATCATGAACAAAGATCCTGTTTTTGTTCACGCCATCGATGACCAGGAACTCGCGGCAGAACTCATGAAGAAGTACGACCTGATCATACTACCGGTGGTTGACAGCGAAGAGAGATTGATAGGTGTGATCACTTTCGACGATCTCGTTGACGTCATCGAAGAAGAGGCAACGGAAGACATACAGAAGATGGCCTCAATGAGTGCTACGTACACGTCTTATTTTCACACTCCCGCGTGGAAACTCATCCTCAAAAGATCTCCATGGCTTGTGGTACTCCTTCTCCTCGAGAGCGTCAACGGGAACATCATATCAAGCTACGAGAAATTTCTCGCCTCAATACCGATCATAGCAGCTTTCATACCGACAATGATAGGTTCTGCGGGTAACACAGGAGCGCAGATATCTGCACTCATGATAAGAGGATTCACACTGAACGAGATAAGTTTGAAAGACTGGTGGAAGGTTCTGTTGAGGGAATCTCTGATAGGTTCCACCTTGGGTTTGATTCTTGCGGGTGTTCTCTACCTGAGGGCTTTTCTGATCTCTTCTGATCCCACACTGAATTTCGCCGTAGCAACGGCCTTGCTCGTGTTGATTCTTTACGCGAACATCATGGGAGCGCTGCTTCCGTTCATCGCCCGTATTTTCAAAATCGACCCGGCCTTCATGGCAGGGCCTCTTCTCACCACGATCGTCGACGTGACAGGCATCATGATATATTTCTACGTGGTGCACAGCTTCTTGAGTTGA
- a CDS encoding prolyl oligopeptidase family serine peptidase — protein MVKLIIKFGLIIISFVVLFSNALLGLLFFFLLSLPVVRNAVLGRLPIKLKKSVTGNVYTYEYKNSLKMDVYYPSVKRESYPFVLFAHGGGWISGYRRQPNNVSWYRFLNANGFAVATFDYRYGYFHYIEDILEDLKSAISFLNENREHLLIKNLNLMGLSAGGHLVLYHAMRSSKEGEKDFDGNVVAWYAPCDLLDLWSMETSSLFARFSVATTLKGFPVRKKEDYVFYSPVAWVNPKAPSTMLVHGMKDDVVPYISSVKMYKKLRENGVEAKLRLHPEGKHGFEFVLKDSLTVKFLYETVSFLKR, from the coding sequence ATGGTTAAGCTGATAATCAAGTTTGGCTTGATAATAATCTCCTTCGTTGTGCTGTTTTCAAATGCCCTTCTGGGGCTTCTTTTCTTTTTCCTGCTTTCCCTTCCTGTGGTGAGAAACGCCGTTCTGGGAAGACTTCCGATAAAGCTAAAAAAATCGGTAACGGGCAACGTCTACACCTACGAATACAAAAACAGCCTGAAAATGGACGTGTATTATCCATCTGTGAAGAGAGAGAGTTACCCGTTCGTGCTTTTTGCACACGGTGGGGGATGGATCTCCGGATACAGGAGACAACCCAACAACGTTTCCTGGTACAGATTCCTCAATGCAAACGGTTTCGCTGTAGCGACGTTTGATTACAGATACGGCTACTTTCATTACATCGAAGATATTCTGGAAGATCTGAAAAGTGCGATATCGTTTTTGAACGAAAACAGGGAGCATCTGTTGATTAAAAATCTGAATCTCATGGGACTTTCAGCGGGAGGACATCTCGTTTTGTACCACGCGATGAGATCTTCTAAGGAAGGGGAAAAAGATTTCGATGGTAACGTGGTAGCCTGGTACGCCCCCTGCGATCTTCTCGACCTGTGGAGCATGGAGACATCCTCTCTCTTTGCGAGGTTCTCCGTTGCCACAACATTGAAAGGGTTTCCTGTACGAAAAAAAGAAGATTATGTGTTCTACTCTCCTGTAGCCTGGGTGAACCCGAAGGCACCTTCCACCATGCTGGTTCACGGCATGAAAGACGACGTTGTACCCTACATCTCATCTGTTAAAATGTACAAAAAGCTCAGAGAAAACGGAGTGGAAGCAAAACTGAGACTTCATCCGGAAGGGAAACACGGCTTCGAATTCGTCCTGAAGGATTCCCTGACCGTGAAGTTCCTTTATGAAACGGTTTCCTTTTTGAAGAGGTGA
- the hemW gene encoding radical SAM family heme chaperone HemW produces MKLAVYVHVPFCKSKCVYCDFYSVVSEKFDEYFSHLLREIDLYEEVLSESEIKTVYFGGGTPSVVPPSFLKMVLEKLERVSRGFTPDEITIEVNPESVETEKLKIYKQIGINRISLGVQACDDTVLKNAGRLYKEETLKKKAKIVLEQFENVNFDFILGLPGETDITLKKDFRFLEEFPPQHVSLYLLEVDERTRLFDLIQKGLVELPEEDDVERRHDLFVEFLKERGFLRYEISNFAKPGKKSLHNLFYWRNENYLGLGVSAGGHIGRFRYVNASDLKEYEEKITKGELPYEYVHENTEEEEALETVFMGLRIKEGVELNRVKILLPLLEKLQKKYPCYLKVKNGKIFLSEDGMNFSKKILSDLIEWYREGGR; encoded by the coding sequence ATGAAACTCGCTGTTTACGTCCATGTTCCCTTTTGCAAGAGCAAGTGTGTGTACTGCGATTTTTACTCTGTTGTCTCTGAAAAATTTGACGAGTATTTCTCTCATCTCCTGAGAGAAATCGATCTCTACGAAGAAGTACTCAGCGAAAGCGAGATAAAAACCGTCTACTTCGGTGGAGGGACTCCTTCCGTTGTCCCTCCTTCTTTTTTGAAAATGGTTTTGGAAAAACTGGAGAGAGTCTCCAGAGGTTTCACACCAGATGAAATAACCATCGAGGTCAACCCGGAGTCTGTTGAAACAGAGAAACTGAAAATCTACAAACAAATCGGAATCAACAGAATCAGTCTCGGTGTTCAGGCCTGCGATGACACTGTGCTGAAGAACGCTGGAAGGCTCTACAAAGAAGAAACCCTCAAGAAAAAAGCGAAGATAGTTCTGGAACAGTTCGAAAACGTGAATTTCGATTTTATTCTTGGACTTCCTGGTGAGACCGACATCACACTGAAGAAAGACTTCCGTTTCCTTGAAGAATTTCCCCCTCAGCACGTTTCGCTATATCTCCTCGAGGTAGACGAAAGAACAAGACTTTTCGATCTCATTCAGAAAGGTCTTGTAGAACTCCCCGAAGAAGACGATGTGGAAAGGAGGCACGACCTTTTCGTTGAATTTCTGAAAGAACGAGGATTTCTCAGATACGAGATCTCGAACTTTGCCAAACCAGGGAAGAAATCTCTTCACAACCTCTTCTACTGGAGAAATGAAAACTATCTGGGACTCGGTGTTTCCGCAGGTGGGCACATCGGAAGGTTTCGATACGTGAACGCCTCTGATCTTAAAGAGTACGAGGAAAAAATCACCAAAGGAGAATTACCTTACGAATACGTGCACGAAAACACAGAAGAAGAGGAAGCGCTGGAGACAGTCTTCATGGGTTTGAGGATAAAGGAAGGAGTAGAGTTAAACCGGGTGAAAATTCTCCTTCCCCTGCTAGAAAAGTTACAGAAAAAGTACCCTTGTTATCTGAAGGTGAAAAATGGTAAAATTTTTTTAAGCGAGGATGGTATGAATTTCTCAAAGAAGATACTCTCTGATCTCATCGAATGGTACAGGGAGGGCGGGAGATGA
- a CDS encoding sensor domain-containing diguanylate cyclase produces MQVFFYVVSFGFLVFALYLFCHVRKKIEYYRRLEKSFDTIVDGLSKLDPNSPEEEFFQKILNIAMEVVPEAVKGSVSRITPSGDWIFVASRGHIVDLLGKRFPSRYLFRAGRDPVEVNFLDYDRDLFPDDMWKFFERTLRGTKKSLVVGIFSGDEFVGNIALDSPYSGFSELSKKVLKSLGNLASTYLLMRKTLANEQQLQKVMSTIFTLLLLFRKSISVEEFLKEALQKIVEASNVFTGGIVFEGNIPVFHTDLEEIPEFDFEESKEEEKIEKLVKDGVHYIVVHLDYKDMPSYHMVFLSNEDIAPSFFSVLNTFAEVVSLYLREYHLHQKYRELALKDPLTEAYSRHYFNEWIFSHMAWLRRNQKKSVLVIMDVDGLKMINDTYGHLMGDKALVEFVKTLKRTVRESDLVFRYGGDEFLLVLVDSTKDNAASVLERVEENLKDVDLPFKIEFSFGYEEIDGFMPIERALARADDLLYKNKFEKRGGSE; encoded by the coding sequence TTGCAAGTTTTTTTCTACGTTGTCTCGTTCGGATTTCTTGTGTTTGCGCTTTATCTTTTCTGTCATGTGAGAAAGAAGATCGAGTATTACAGACGGCTGGAAAAGAGCTTCGATACCATAGTTGATGGACTTTCAAAACTCGATCCGAATTCACCCGAAGAAGAGTTCTTTCAGAAAATTCTGAATATCGCGATGGAAGTTGTTCCGGAAGCAGTAAAAGGGAGCGTCTCCAGGATCACACCATCGGGGGACTGGATCTTTGTTGCCTCGAGGGGACACATCGTAGATTTGCTTGGAAAGAGATTTCCATCCAGATACTTGTTCAGAGCTGGAAGAGATCCAGTAGAAGTGAATTTTCTCGATTATGACAGAGATCTTTTTCCAGACGACATGTGGAAATTCTTTGAAAGGACTCTTCGGGGTACAAAAAAGAGCCTTGTTGTGGGTATTTTTTCTGGAGACGAATTCGTGGGAAACATCGCTCTCGACAGTCCGTACTCTGGTTTTTCAGAACTTTCAAAAAAGGTCTTGAAATCACTGGGAAACCTTGCGAGCACTTATCTTCTCATGAGGAAAACACTGGCAAACGAACAGCAGCTTCAAAAGGTCATGAGCACTATATTCACTCTCTTGCTTCTCTTCAGAAAATCCATCTCCGTTGAAGAATTCCTCAAGGAAGCCCTGCAGAAGATCGTTGAAGCGAGCAATGTCTTCACAGGCGGAATCGTATTCGAAGGGAACATTCCCGTGTTTCATACGGATCTGGAAGAGATACCGGAATTCGATTTTGAAGAATCAAAAGAAGAGGAAAAAATAGAAAAATTAGTAAAAGACGGTGTTCATTACATTGTCGTACATCTGGACTATAAAGATATGCCCTCTTACCATATGGTCTTTCTGTCAAACGAAGACATAGCACCCTCTTTCTTCAGTGTTCTCAATACGTTCGCGGAAGTAGTTTCTCTCTATCTGAGAGAGTACCATCTTCATCAAAAGTACCGTGAACTCGCACTGAAAGATCCTTTAACCGAAGCTTATTCAAGGCACTACTTCAACGAGTGGATATTCTCCCACATGGCGTGGCTCAGGCGAAATCAGAAGAAATCCGTTCTGGTGATCATGGATGTGGACGGTTTGAAAATGATAAACGACACTTACGGCCACCTCATGGGGGACAAAGCACTCGTCGAATTCGTCAAAACCCTGAAGAGAACCGTTCGAGAGTCGGATCTTGTTTTCAGATACGGTGGTGACGAGTTCCTTCTGGTACTCGTCGATAGCACCAAAGATAACGCTGCCAGTGTTTTGGAGAGGGTTGAAGAAAACCTTAAAGATGTAGACCTGCCCTTCAAAATCGAATTCTCCTTTGGTTATGAGGAGATAGATGGTTTCATGCCGATAGAAAGAGCGCTCGCGAGAGCGGACGATCTTCTCTACAAAAACAAGTTCGAAAAGAGAGGTGGTTCAGAATGA
- a CDS encoding arginase family protein: protein MIPPHIHILDFNGIYEEQRILKSLAEFVFSKKIEGIRYMVLPEKIPEIENILPSHLGVTFLGDGEFHHLTYFIIKKIKRPFVLVVFDNHLDAREEEFLTCDSWIRKALKLKHLVKVVVVGTQEQEKIHRVFYSETDPQKILKLLGRHPVYLSIDKDVLDIGITGWESGRVSLEDLLNVLRHIPLRKILGADICGEPDPLEFWKMQESEKVNLSILSALFFEKLHYVPGSEHLEGKPAHVT, encoded by the coding sequence GTGATACCTCCTCACATCCACATCCTCGATTTCAACGGAATTTACGAAGAACAGCGGATCCTAAAATCTCTCGCTGAGTTTGTGTTTTCCAAAAAAATCGAAGGCATCAGGTACATGGTCCTTCCCGAAAAGATTCCTGAAATTGAAAACATCCTTCCTTCACATCTGGGAGTGACGTTTCTGGGCGATGGAGAGTTCCACCACCTCACCTACTTCATCATCAAGAAAATAAAGAGACCTTTCGTACTGGTTGTTTTCGACAATCACCTCGATGCCAGAGAGGAAGAGTTCCTCACCTGCGACAGCTGGATCAGAAAAGCTCTGAAGCTGAAACATCTGGTGAAAGTGGTGGTTGTTGGCACTCAGGAACAGGAAAAGATCCACAGAGTGTTTTACTCTGAAACGGATCCGCAGAAGATCCTGAAACTCCTCGGAAGACATCCGGTGTATCTGAGTATTGACAAAGATGTTCTGGATATCGGGATAACGGGATGGGAGAGCGGGAGAGTTTCGCTGGAAGATCTTCTCAACGTGCTCCGTCACATCCCCTTGAGAAAGATCCTGGGAGCGGACATCTGCGGTGAACCGGATCCTTTGGAATTCTGGAAGATGCAAGAAAGTGAGAAGGTGAATCTTTCAATTCTAAGCGCTTTGTTCTTTGAGAAGCTTCATTATGTACCTGGCAGCGAGCACCTGGAAGGGAAGCCAGCTCACGTGACTTGA
- a CDS encoding thiamine pyrophosphate-dependent enzyme translates to MRLDEYISRDIAWCPGCGNFGIRTALMKALEELNVDPRQVVIVSGIGQAAKMPQYVGVNMFNGLHGRALPVATAIKTTNPNLLVIAESGDGCMYGEGGNHFIHTIRRNPDIVNIVHDNQVYGLTKGQASPTSLKGFKTPVQVDGVILEPFNPLAVAIALDASFVARTFIGDIEFTKDILKEAMKHKGYALVDILQPCVTFNKLNTYEWYRENTYYLKDHDPTDRELAFKRAIETEKLPLGIFYVNKNKETFEELARKGDRTPLYEYEVNFEKLKELIESKKS, encoded by the coding sequence ATGAGGCTGGATGAATACATAAGCAGGGACATCGCCTGGTGTCCGGGGTGCGGAAACTTCGGAATAAGGACCGCTCTCATGAAGGCGCTGGAGGAACTGAACGTCGATCCACGACAGGTGGTCATAGTATCGGGTATAGGCCAGGCGGCGAAGATGCCCCAGTACGTTGGAGTTAACATGTTCAACGGACTTCACGGAAGGGCACTTCCCGTGGCAACGGCGATAAAGACGACGAATCCGAACCTTCTCGTGATCGCAGAGAGTGGAGATGGATGTATGTACGGTGAAGGTGGAAACCACTTCATACACACGATCAGAAGAAACCCGGATATCGTGAACATAGTCCACGACAACCAGGTTTACGGTCTCACGAAGGGTCAGGCTTCTCCCACGAGTCTGAAAGGTTTCAAAACACCAGTGCAGGTGGACGGTGTGATTCTGGAACCGTTCAATCCTCTGGCTGTTGCCATAGCGCTCGATGCTTCCTTCGTTGCAAGAACTTTCATAGGAGACATAGAGTTCACAAAAGACATACTGAAGGAAGCGATGAAACACAAGGGATACGCTTTGGTGGACATTCTTCAGCCCTGTGTCACCTTCAACAAGTTGAACACCTACGAATGGTACAGGGAAAACACGTACTATCTGAAAGACCACGACCCCACAGACAGAGAACTCGCCTTCAAAAGAGCCATTGAAACTGAAAAACTCCCGCTTGGAATATTCTACGTGAACAAGAACAAAGAGACCTTCGAGGAACTTGCAAGAAAAGGTGACAGGACACCTCTCTACGAGTACGAAGTGAATTTTGAAAAACTGAAGGAGCTGATCGAAAGCAAAAAGTCATGA
- a CDS encoding alpha/beta hydrolase: MFDDVRIPSEYSLGYLHRGKKIRVSILKFDSTYSRAEKGTDPVEVYIFSPKRKKQGSVMILQGLGSQNVLYLIWMAHYLSRKGIEAILPVLPGNFTRVAEGSVSGKDYFSSDLDRMSRFWEHALTDLLSLLELLKVKKMWHERNCLFGYCLGGMIAVLLNALSSDFKKTIIMMAGGDFATLFWKSPTLSFVRRELKSGKGEEHGMTNEENFYDVYRSDLERLKEFSSVQEMLSSNIHPLLKLDPLAYAKFVDTSRIVMLEAMFDKALPKSTRDILWEHLGKPKRIKVPSSHVSWLPFQVLAARYIMKLLKEQSA, encoded by the coding sequence GTGTTTGACGACGTGAGAATACCTTCCGAATACTCACTGGGGTACCTTCACAGGGGAAAGAAGATACGTGTTTCTATCTTAAAGTTCGATTCAACCTACTCCAGAGCAGAAAAAGGTACAGATCCCGTTGAGGTCTACATCTTCTCCCCAAAGAGGAAAAAGCAGGGCTCGGTGATGATACTTCAGGGCCTTGGCAGTCAGAACGTGCTCTATCTCATCTGGATGGCCCACTATCTTTCCAGAAAAGGAATAGAGGCGATTCTACCGGTCCTTCCAGGAAATTTCACGCGTGTTGCTGAAGGTTCTGTGAGTGGAAAGGATTACTTCTCCTCCGACCTGGACAGGATGAGCAGGTTCTGGGAACACGCTCTCACAGATCTCCTCAGTCTTTTGGAACTTTTGAAAGTTAAGAAGATGTGGCACGAGAGAAACTGCCTCTTTGGATACTGCCTTGGAGGCATGATCGCTGTTTTACTCAACGCACTGAGCAGTGATTTCAAAAAGACGATCATCATGATGGCGGGTGGTGACTTTGCCACTCTGTTCTGGAAGTCACCCACTCTGTCCTTTGTGAGACGTGAATTGAAAAGCGGAAAGGGAGAAGAACACGGAATGACGAACGAGGAGAATTTCTACGATGTCTACAGGAGCGATCTGGAGAGGCTGAAGGAATTTTCCTCGGTGCAGGAGATGTTGAGTTCAAACATACATCCCCTTTTGAAACTCGATCCGCTCGCTTACGCGAAGTTCGTGGATACCTCACGGATCGTGATGCTGGAAGCGATGTTCGATAAAGCGCTCCCAAAGAGCACAAGAGACATTCTATGGGAGCATCTTGGAAAGCCCAAAAGGATAAAGGTTCCATCAAGTCACGTGAGCTGGCTTCCCTTCCAGGTGCTCGCTGCCAGGTACATAATGAAGCTTCTCAAAGAACAAAGCGCTTAG
- a CDS encoding 2-oxoacid:acceptor oxidoreductase subunit alpha, producing MKDVSIVLSGEAGQGIQTVENVLTRVLKDSGFHVFATKEYMSRVRGGNNTTEIRVSSRRVRSFVDRIDVLIPLGKGATERLKNRITEKTLVIGEEEFIKESPGEKIVIPFLNIAKQIGKSIYANSVAIGFLSGLLGADESALKDQITRQFSSKGEDIVNDNIRAALEGYKKGQELSQKIEFDVEKDPSIKNEVLLNGAEAVGLGAIAGGCNFVSSYPMSPSTSVLVFLAQHKNDFGIVVEQAEDEIAAMNMIIGAWYAGARGLVTTSGGGFALMEEALSLAGMIESPAVIHLAQRPGPATGLPTRTEQGDLNLALYAGHGDFPRVIYAPGNVEEAFYLTQKAFNVADKYQVPVFVLTDQYLVDSYYNLPGFDLNELKVEKHFIKTTRDYIRYAITEDGISPRGIPGYGEGLVRVDSDEHDEFGHITEDFNTRVRMVNKRLRKGETLKKEIVKPKLIGDENYRVLLVAWGSTLEPIKEAIEGLDGVALLHFSQVWPIDESVATYFEKAEKVVAVEGNATGQFANLIRQVTGFHIKDRILKYNGLQFSVEELKEKIAEVL from the coding sequence ATGAAAGACGTGAGCATCGTCCTGAGCGGAGAAGCGGGACAGGGAATACAAACGGTCGAGAACGTTCTGACACGGGTTTTAAAAGACTCCGGATTCCATGTGTTTGCCACCAAAGAGTACATGTCGAGAGTGAGAGGAGGAAACAACACCACGGAGATCCGGGTTTCATCGAGAAGGGTTCGTTCCTTCGTTGACAGAATAGACGTGCTCATACCCCTGGGAAAGGGGGCCACAGAAAGGCTGAAGAATCGTATCACGGAAAAAACACTGGTCATCGGAGAGGAAGAGTTCATCAAAGAATCACCCGGAGAAAAGATCGTGATTCCATTCCTGAACATAGCAAAACAGATTGGAAAGAGCATATACGCGAATTCAGTTGCCATAGGTTTTCTCTCTGGACTGCTCGGCGCCGATGAATCCGCTCTGAAAGACCAGATCACCAGACAGTTCAGCAGTAAAGGTGAAGACATCGTGAACGACAACATCCGCGCTGCGCTGGAAGGATACAAGAAAGGTCAAGAACTCTCTCAGAAAATCGAATTCGACGTTGAAAAGGATCCATCGATAAAGAATGAAGTTCTTCTGAATGGGGCGGAGGCTGTGGGACTTGGAGCGATCGCTGGAGGCTGTAATTTTGTCTCCTCCTATCCCATGTCTCCTTCCACCTCCGTGCTTGTTTTCCTTGCCCAGCACAAGAACGACTTCGGAATAGTGGTGGAGCAGGCAGAAGACGAAATCGCCGCCATGAACATGATCATCGGAGCGTGGTACGCCGGTGCGAGAGGTCTTGTCACCACATCGGGTGGAGGCTTTGCCCTCATGGAAGAGGCACTCAGTCTTGCAGGAATGATAGAATCGCCCGCTGTGATCCATCTGGCACAGAGACCTGGACCCGCTACCGGCCTTCCCACAAGAACGGAGCAGGGAGATCTGAACCTGGCTCTGTACGCCGGACACGGAGATTTTCCAAGGGTCATTTATGCTCCCGGAAACGTGGAAGAGGCTTTTTATCTGACGCAGAAAGCTTTCAACGTCGCCGACAAATATCAGGTGCCTGTCTTCGTCCTGACGGATCAGTACCTCGTTGACTCGTATTACAATCTTCCCGGTTTTGATCTGAACGAATTGAAAGTAGAAAAACACTTCATAAAAACAACCAGGGATTACATCAGATACGCCATCACCGAAGACGGTATCTCTCCAAGAGGAATTCCCGGATACGGTGAGGGTCTTGTGAGGGTCGACAGCGACGAGCACGACGAGTTCGGTCACATAACTGAAGACTTCAATACCCGTGTGAGGATGGTCAACAAGAGACTCAGAAAAGGGGAAACTCTGAAAAAAGAAATTGTGAAACCAAAACTGATCGGTGATGAAAACTACCGCGTTCTCCTGGTGGCATGGGGCTCCACTCTGGAGCCGATAAAGGAAGCGATAGAAGGCCTTGACGGTGTGGCGCTCCTTCATTTCTCTCAGGTCTGGCCGATCGATGAGTCCGTCGCGACATACTTCGAAAAGGCCGAGAAAGTTGTGGCAGTGGAAGGAAACGCGACAGGGCAGTTCGCGAATCTGATCCGCCAGGTGACGGGTTTCCATATAAAGGACAGAATCCTAAAGTACAACGGTCTTCAGTTCTCCGTCGAAGAGCTGAAAGAGAAAATAGCGGAGGTGTTGTGA
- a CDS encoding metal-dependent hydrolase, producing MKVTFLGHAVVLIEGKKNIIIDPFISGNPVCPVKLEGLPKIDYILVTHGHGDHLGDAVEIAKKNDATVISNYEICHYLGKKGVKTHAMHIGGSYLFDFGRVKMTPAVHGSGILDGDSMIYGGNPSGFLITIEGKKIYHAGDTGLTREMELLAEENVDVAFLPIGGNFVMDVEDAVRAAVMIKPKKVVPMHYGTWELIFADVELFKKKVEEKGVECVILEPGESLEL from the coding sequence ATGAAAGTCACATTCTTAGGACACGCCGTGGTGCTGATAGAGGGAAAGAAAAACATCATCATCGATCCTTTCATTTCAGGGAATCCCGTCTGTCCCGTAAAGCTGGAGGGACTTCCAAAGATCGATTACATACTCGTGACACACGGACACGGTGATCATCTCGGTGATGCCGTGGAAATAGCGAAGAAAAACGATGCCACGGTGATATCCAACTACGAAATCTGCCATTATCTCGGAAAAAAGGGTGTGAAGACCCATGCCATGCACATCGGTGGAAGCTATCTCTTCGACTTCGGAAGGGTGAAGATGACACCTGCCGTTCATGGCTCCGGAATTCTCGATGGTGACAGTATGATCTACGGAGGGAATCCCAGTGGTTTTCTCATCACAATTGAGGGAAAGAAGATATACCACGCAGGAGACACCGGTTTAACCAGGGAGATGGAACTTCTCGCTGAGGAGAACGTGGATGTTGCGTTTCTTCCGATCGGTGGAAATTTCGTCATGGACGTGGAGGACGCCGTGAGGGCGGCAGTGATGATAAAACCGAAGAAGGTTGTTCCCATGCACTACGGAACCTGGGAACTCATCTTTGCGGATGTAGAGCTGTTCAAGAAAAAGGTCGAGGAAAAGGGTGTTGAATGTGTGATTCTTGAGCCGGGAGAATCATTAGAATTGTGA
- a CDS encoding GMP synthase — translation MRVLAIRHVEIEDLGMMEDIFREKNWSFDYLDTPKGEKLERPLEEYSLVVLLGGYMGAYEEEKYPFLKYEFQLIEEILKKEIPFLGICLGSQMLAKVLGASVYRGKNGEEIGWYFVEKVSDNKFFREFPDRLRVFQWHGDTFDLPRRATRVFTSEKYENQGFVYGKAVGLQFHIEVGARTMKRWIEAYKDELEKKKIDPRLLLETAEREEKVLKGLLRSLLERMVES, via the coding sequence GTGAGAGTGCTCGCTATTAGACACGTCGAGATAGAGGACCTTGGAATGATGGAAGATATCTTCAGGGAGAAGAACTGGAGTTTCGATTATCTGGACACTCCAAAAGGGGAAAAACTCGAAAGGCCTCTCGAAGAGTATTCTCTCGTGGTGCTTCTTGGAGGGTATATGGGAGCCTACGAGGAAGAGAAATACCCTTTTTTGAAGTACGAATTTCAGTTGATAGAAGAGATCCTGAAAAAAGAAATCCCGTTCCTTGGAATATGTCTGGGTTCTCAGATGCTCGCTAAAGTCCTTGGGGCGAGTGTCTACAGAGGAAAAAACGGAGAAGAAATAGGCTGGTATTTTGTTGAAAAGGTCTCCGACAATAAGTTTTTCAGAGAATTTCCAGACAGACTGCGGGTGTTTCAGTGGCATGGAGATACTTTCGATCTTCCACGCAGAGCAACCAGGGTCTTTACTTCTGAAAAGTATGAAAACCAGGGATTCGTCTATGGCAAGGCTGTGGGGCTCCAGTTCCATATAGAAGTGGGAGCCAGAACCATGAAACGCTGGATAGAGGCATACAAAGATGAACTTGAAAAAAAGAAGATAGATCCCAGGCTTCTCCTTGAAACGGCGGAGAGGGAGGAAAAAGTCCTGAAAGGCCTCTTGAGGTCTCTTTTGGAAAGGATGGTGGAAAGCTGA